The sequence GCGAGTGGAGCTGAGAGAGTGGAGCTCTGAAACCGGACCCGACCCAGACACGGTGGAGAGTGTCATACAGTTCATGTACACCGGGGAAATCAGGGTCACCGCTGCCAATGTGCATGAAGTGTTGGAGCTGGCTGACAGGTGATTATTGTATACATGCATTTAATCTGATTTCCACTTGCTTTATACACGGAAGTACTGAGTAATGCTTTTGTTTCTGTCAAGGGGTTATTAAGCCACACCTTGTCTGTACTCTTAGTAAGCCAGGtgtgactgaaaacaaacacctgTGGCTCTGCATGTCTAGCCAGCCATTTTATGAAGTTACAAGTCTTAttataagaaaacaaacataaaagtgTCTTTAGCAGAGATGTGGGccaaataaacagtaaaaccaTGGCCCACGACAGATTGAGGTAGCCTAAATGATGGCCCACGTCTACCAGTAATGTATAAGATGACCCATTACATACCCATACTACTACCAGCGTTGCCTTTGCCTTTTTCATAGGAGTCATTTGACacagcacaggtgtaaataataaaatgaatgatggctgaattccatttagctgtcTCTGCTGGCTCACTGCCACACTGTCaaggcttactgggacacttgaatagaacagagacATCGTTATGTTagtagtaacacctgtgcttttcctatttACGacgagtcaaaatgtctgctgtggagAAGCTATACAGGGAATGGATCTTAATCAGAGTGTCTGTGTGTCGTTAAAGGCCCTACACACTCATGGTACAtctacacaggtgttttcacttatttttcctGATTAGGATGTACAGATTGATTGATCATTTATTGACAATTCTCTCACTCTCCCATTTAGGGTTGCaactaaatattgttttcataatcgattaatcttctgattattttttggtctctaaaacatcataataatgaaaaatgtccatcacaatttcctggagTCCATGGTGATGACatcaaatgtctttaaaaaaaaaagcagcaaattctcaaatttgaaaacctgaaaccatcaaatttgtggcatttttACTTACAAAAGGACCTAAGTGattgatcaattatcaaaataattgcagctctacttttgCCCCCATATAGGCAGGACAACTTTAACATTGGTGACTGATTATCATTTGATCACGTAAACATGATGACATGATAAAACTGCACTTTTGATGATTGGCGTATTTTCATGTAGTAGCCAGTTAACTGTCATATGTGACCCCAAAAGTACATGGTGTTTGGAAGGCAGATTTTAACATATAATCCTGAATTCAAGGTTACAGGCGCGTGGAAATgcaggaaacacatttttttcactgcaaaaataaaaagcaagtCACTACATtagttttcatattcataaatgCAATCAGGGTGTCTTAGTTTTTGTCTGGGATCCATATTTCTATACGGTTGACTACAGAACATGAGTTTTTACTAGGATGGTGAGGGAAGTCTAATATTTCAGTGTATTGTATGCTGCAAGCTCTTGTTCCATCTATTTTCACTGCTTAGTTCTTCCTCTATAACGTTGTACTAATCAActgaaaaacatcacaatattCTGATAATGCTGACATGTTTACACCGTTAGGTTCCTGCTGGCGCAACTCAAGAGCTTCTGCGGAGAGTTTCTGATGAAGAAGTTGAGCCTGGCGAACTGTGTAGCGGTGCACAGCCTGGCCCACATGTACACACTGGACCAGCTGGCTCAGGGAGCCGCTGACATGATCCGAAGAAACTTTCACAAAATTATCCGCAACGAGGAGTTCTACACGCTGCCTTTTCACCTGGTGCGAGACTGGCTGTCAGACTCAGAAATCACCGTGGACTCTGAACAGGAATTGTTTGAGGCTGTTATAAAATGGGTGAACCAGAACACAGAAGAGCGAGAGAAGCACTTTGAGGAGCTATTCAGGCTTTTAAGGCTGCAGCAGATGGTTCCTACTTACCTAACACGGGTGGTGAGAAAGGAGCCTTTAGTGGCGAACAATGCAGCTTGTCTGCAGCTGGTGTCCGACGCCCTTGAGGTCCACGCTGTTTGCTTTGAGAGCCTCAAGTCAGCTGATCTGGAGCTCTGTGCCTCCTACATGGCGGCAGCACAGCCACGTTTTGGCCAGAACATGGATGTAATCATGGTGGTGGGTGGTGTTTCAGAAGGTGGGGACTATTTGAGTGAGTGTGTGGGATATTTCGTTGCTGAGGACCGTTGGGTCAATCTGCCGCACATTCACAACCACCTCGACGGACATGCCATCGCCGTCACCGACAGCCATGTTTACGTGGCAGGGTCCATGGAGCCAGGCTATGCGAAGACTGTGGAGCGCTACGACCCCAACCTCAACACCTGGGAGCAGGTCAGCGGCTTGACCATCCGCAAGCACTCCTTTGGCCTCACATGTGTCAGTGACATACTCTACAGCATCGGTGGTCATGGCAACTTCAGTCCAGGCTTCAAAGATGTTACTGTCTATGAGCCTGAGCAGGACCAATGGCATAATCTTGAGCCAGCACCCAAGATACTACGAGATGTAAAAACGGTGAGCGTGGAGGACCGCTACGTGTACGTGATGGCCAGAACCCCAGTTGATATGGACAATGAGGATGGACTGAGCACTGTGACCAATTGCTATGACACAGAAAGCCACAAATGGCAGGAAGTGGACTCGTTACCGCTCATTGATAACTACTGTATTTTTCAAATGGCTGTGGCATCCACCAACTTCTACCACACAGCTTCCTGTTGCCCTAAGAGTTACAAAGTCACAGCTGAGGCCGCTCAGCAGAAACTAAGCAGAAACATCTCAGACGACATCCTCGACAGCCTCCCTCCAGAAGTCACCAGCATCGAAGGTGCTGCTGTCTGCTACCTAGGGGAAGACATCTTCATCATCGGCGGGTGGAGGAACAGCAACAACATAGACAAGCAGTATCGAAAGGAAGCCTACCGTTACTGTTCCGAGAGGAAGCGATGGATGCTGCTACCGCCCATGCCCCAGCCACGCTGCAGAGCCGCCGCCTGCCACGTTCGCATCCCGTACCAGTATCTTAACGGCTCCCAGCGCTACCCCATGCCCCAGAACCTGGCAAGGCAGCGAGACCGCATGCAGCAGATGCAGCAGCTCCATCGGCGCACCCTCAGTCTGCGAAGACAGCTGCAGTCTCAGATCGAATGTTGAGATCAGAAGCTGTTCACATGAATCTGAAATTCTGCTCTGTCTTGTTAGCACTTCATCCGCTGATTATTGCCTTGTTGTTTCCACAAAACTACTGTCTCATTTTTTACCTTTAATGAGATAAAATGTCTGCATGAATTTACCTGGAGCAGGTTTGCAGGAATGAAAAAATTGAAAGATTTAGCGCTGCtaagattaattgattaatctgcaactattttgataatttaattatttttaaactaaATTTCAAGCAAAACTgccaaatgtttgctgtttcaAAGCACTCAAATCTGAGAATTCGTT is a genomic window of Thunnus maccoyii chromosome 20, fThuMac1.1, whole genome shotgun sequence containing:
- the klhl11 gene encoding kelch-like protein 11; this encodes MSVFECLFTCVIYAYEFLPKIVQSLHLPRRLALCGMAAAAGGSEDCSRSGGAQGALTGDGEPEEAEEFTCPGHCSELSRRQSEQRKAGLFCDVTLVFTSSGSGVSGERVQTLSAHRSVLSAASHYFTLLLGGQFSEAQSGRVELREWSSETGPDPDTVESVIQFMYTGEIRVTAANVHEVLELADRFLLAQLKSFCGEFLMKKLSLANCVAVHSLAHMYTLDQLAQGAADMIRRNFHKIIRNEEFYTLPFHLVRDWLSDSEITVDSEQELFEAVIKWVNQNTEEREKHFEELFRLLRLQQMVPTYLTRVVRKEPLVANNAACLQLVSDALEVHAVCFESLKSADLELCASYMAAAQPRFGQNMDVIMVVGGVSEGGDYLSECVGYFVAEDRWVNLPHIHNHLDGHAIAVTDSHVYVAGSMEPGYAKTVERYDPNLNTWEQVSGLTIRKHSFGLTCVSDILYSIGGHGNFSPGFKDVTVYEPEQDQWHNLEPAPKILRDVKTVSVEDRYVYVMARTPVDMDNEDGLSTVTNCYDTESHKWQEVDSLPLIDNYCIFQMAVASTNFYHTASCCPKSYKVTAEAAQQKLSRNISDDILDSLPPEVTSIEGAAVCYLGEDIFIIGGWRNSNNIDKQYRKEAYRYCSERKRWMLLPPMPQPRCRAAACHVRIPYQYLNGSQRYPMPQNLARQRDRMQQMQQLHRRTLSLRRQLQSQIEC